The window TGCGGGTGCGTCCTCTTCGACGAGTCGGGCGAGCCGGATGCGGTTGATCTTTCCCAGTTCGGTGCGCACGATCTCGCGCTCCCGCGCCGGTGCGTTGCCGATCCGTTCCCTGACCGCGTCGCGCATCTGCTCGCCGGTGCGGCCGGTCGCGCAGATCAGGAAGACATGGCCGAACTTCTCCTGGTAGGCCAGGTTCAGTTCGAGCATCTCCGCCCTCAGCTCCTCGGAGGCGCCGGCCATGCCGCGCTGTTCGCGCGAGGAGGTCGGGTCTCCGGGCTTCGGGCGTCCGATCGGCGGGTGGCCCGCCATCGCCTCGTCGAGGTCCGTGTCGGTCAGGCCGGCCGTTGCGGCGTCGCTCTCCGTGAAGAGTTCATCGGTGGCGGTGTAGGGGCGGCGGGCGAGCAGCCGGTGCGCCCAGGCCGCCGAGGCGCAGAGCTCGTGGAGGGCTGCGTAGGCGGCGTGCTCCTCCAGGGCGTTGAATCGGGCGAGGCCGCCGGATGTCGTACTCGAAGTCACGGGAAGCCTCCGTGGCCTTGTGCTGGACGGGCTGCGGATTAGCTAACGCCCTCGGAAACATCACGTCAACACTTTGTTGAAAAATCCGGGTAACAAATCCGGGAAGCGGAAACCACCACCCGCATGGCGGACGGCGGCGGCTCGCGGGCGCCCGCGAGCCGCCCACCCGGAGCCGCGTCACGCCTGGTCAGAGACCTGACGGCGACCTGTCGGGGGCGGGTGGCGGCCCATCGCCGATCGACGGTAGTCGGGCACAGGCCGACGGCGGGGCAGTCACAGACCGGCGGCCGGTCAGGCGCAGGTCGGCGACGGGTCACGCACCGGTCGGCGGGGGCCAGGCATCCGCCCCCGCTCAGGCGTCCTTCTCGCGGTTCAAGTAGTTGTAGACGGTGAACCGGCTGACGCCGAGCGCGCCCGCGACGGTCTCCACGCCGTGCCGCACGGAGAAGGCGCCGCGCGCCTCGAGTATCCGTACGACCTCCTGCTTGGCCTTGCGGTCCAGCTCGGCCAGCGGCTTGCCGCGCTTGCGCTCCAGGGCGGCCAGGATGTGGTCCAGCGAGTCGGCGAGCTGGGGCAGCCGTACGGCGACGACGTCGGCGCCCTCCCAGGAGAGCACCACGTCGTCGGGTCCCGCCTGGCCGGGCGGCAGCATCTCGCCGCCCATGGCGTCGACCAGTGGCTTCACGGCCGTGACGAAGGGGTCGTCCCCGTTGCCGGTCACTCGCCGCCCTCCCCGATCACGTTGACCTGGAGCGAGACCCGGGTGGCGCCGGCCTCCAGCGCCTGGCGCAGCAGCGCGTCGACCGCGGTGAGCACCGAGTCCGCGCCGCCCTCCGCCGTGTTGCCGAACGGGCCGACATCCACGGCGTCCAACTCGGCCGCCTCGATGACCTCGCGGGCGACCAGCGCGTGCCGCGGTGCCTCGTCGAGATCGAAGGGCTCGGTCGTGAACTCCACTCTCAATCGCACTGTGCCCCCATGGCATCGGCTCCGACCTGTACGTTCCCCCGGTCCACGTGACGCGGGGACTGCCGGGCGCGCAAGCGACCCTAGCCGACCCGCACGCCACCCGTGAGGAACACCCGATCGAACGGTGAAGGTGCCGCCCGGGCGAATCCGCCCGGGCCTCCCGCGCCCCGGCGGCTTTTCCGGGCAACCCCCCTTGACAAGGTTCCCCGACGCGGGCAGCCTTTCCATCAAGCAGAAACTAACTTCCGCAATACGGAACTACTCGACACGGAAGGGAGCGCCGACCCACATGCCCGGTTTCTCGATGGATGCAGCCGCTGAGCAGCGCTTCAACGTCAACCTGTCGATCCTCTTCACGGAGCTCCCGCTTCTGGAGCGCCCCGCGGCCGCCGCCGCGGCGGGCTTCACCGCGGTCGAGCTGTGGTGGCCCTGGGTCGACTCCCCCACCCCCGAGCGCGCCGAGCTCGACGCCCTGAAGAAGGCGATCGAGGACGCGGGCGTACAGCTCACGGGGCTGAACTTCTACGCCGGACAGCTGCCGGGCCCGGACCGGGGCGCGCTGTCGATCCCCGGCGAGGAGTCGGCGCGGTTCCGCGCGAACATCGATGTGGCCGCGGACTTCGCGCAGTCGCTGGGCTGCAAGGCGCTCAACGCGCTGTACGGCAACCGCGTCGAGGGCGTGGACCCGGCCGTGCAGGACGAACTCGCCCTGGAGAACCTGGTGTTGGCGGCGCGCGCGGCCGACCGCATCGGTGCGGTCCTGCTGATCGAGACTCTCAACAAGCCGGAGTCGCCGCTCTATCCGCTGGTGACCGCCGCGGCCGGGGTCGCCGTCGTGGACAGGGTCAACGAGGCGACCGGGCGCGGCAACGCCAAGTTCCTGATGGACCTCTACCACCTGTCCATGAACGGCGAGGACCTGCCGTCGGTGATCGACCAGTACGCGGCGAGGACCGGCCACGTCCAGATCGCCGACAACCCGGGCCGCGGCGCCCCCGGCACCGGCTCGCTCCCCCTGGAGGAGCTGCTCGGCCGGCTCCGCAAGCAGGGGTACGAGGGCTGGGTCGGCCTGGAGTACAAGCCGGGCGACCGCCCCAGTGCCGAGGCCTTCGAGTGGCTGCCCGCCGAGGCCCGCGCGGCGCGCTGAGCGCCAACTCATCGACGTACGAAAGTTTCCAGAGAGGCACCCTCATGAGCAGCACACTCCCCAAGGTGGCCTGGGTCGGCCTCGGCATCATGGGCTCCCCCATGTCCGAGAACCTGATCAAGGCCGGTTACGACGTCACCGGGTTCACCCTGGAGCAGGACAAGCTGGACCGGCTGACCGCCGCCGGCGGCACCGCGGCCGGCTCGATCGCCGAGGCCGTGCGGGACGCCGACGTGGTGATCACGATGGTCCCCGCCTCCCCGCAGGTAGAGGCCATCGCGTACGGGCCCGACGGCATCCTGGAGAACGCGAGGCCGGGCGCGCTCCTGATCGACATGTCCTCCATCA is drawn from Streptomyces liliifuscus and contains these coding sequences:
- a CDS encoding TIM barrel protein; this translates as MPGFSMDAAAEQRFNVNLSILFTELPLLERPAAAAAAGFTAVELWWPWVDSPTPERAELDALKKAIEDAGVQLTGLNFYAGQLPGPDRGALSIPGEESARFRANIDVAADFAQSLGCKALNALYGNRVEGVDPAVQDELALENLVLAARAADRIGAVLLIETLNKPESPLYPLVTAAAGVAVVDRVNEATGRGNAKFLMDLYHLSMNGEDLPSVIDQYAARTGHVQIADNPGRGAPGTGSLPLEELLGRLRKQGYEGWVGLEYKPGDRPSAEAFEWLPAEARAAR
- the uraD gene encoding 2-oxo-4-hydroxy-4-carboxy-5-ureidoimidazoline decarboxylase, encoding MTSSTTSGGLARFNALEEHAAYAALHELCASAAWAHRLLARRPYTATDELFTESDAATAGLTDTDLDEAMAGHPPIGRPKPGDPTSSREQRGMAGASEELRAEMLELNLAYQEKFGHVFLICATGRTGEQMRDAVRERIGNAPAREREIVRTELGKINRIRLARLVEEDAPA
- a CDS encoding helix-turn-helix domain-containing protein, translating into MTGNGDDPFVTAVKPLVDAMGGEMLPPGQAGPDDVVLSWEGADVVAVRLPQLADSLDHILAALERKRGKPLAELDRKAKQEVVRILEARGAFSVRHGVETVAGALGVSRFTVYNYLNREKDA